Proteins encoded together in one Bacillota bacterium window:
- a CDS encoding dihydroorotate dehydrogenase electron transfer subunit: protein MMVSLDKAPIVESGPAGPSYRRLRLKAPEVARSAEPGQFLHIRCAPPDRLDPLLRRPLSLHRIDPAGEWIEVLFRVVGRGTSYLAGLRPGDVADVIGPLGRGFPTDLGPGAKPIIVGGGIGVAPLVALAERFRGRGTPALVLVGAQTAAGLAALDVLGEAADELLVTTDDGSSGRPGFVTEALGERLTGEPAAVIYACGPEAMLQRVQGMVGTRRAYFSLETRMACGVGACLGCAVRASGAGPGYLRVCHDGPVFGAREVIIGG, encoded by the coding sequence ATGATGGTTTCGCTGGATAAAGCGCCGATCGTGGAGAGCGGCCCGGCCGGCCCTTCGTACCGCCGACTGCGACTCAAAGCCCCGGAAGTGGCCCGCTCGGCCGAGCCGGGGCAGTTCCTCCACATCCGGTGCGCACCCCCGGACCGCCTGGATCCCTTACTCAGGCGTCCGCTGAGCCTGCATCGGATCGACCCGGCCGGGGAGTGGATCGAGGTCCTCTTCCGGGTGGTCGGGCGGGGGACAAGCTACCTGGCCGGGCTTCGGCCCGGCGACGTGGCCGACGTCATCGGGCCCCTGGGACGCGGCTTTCCGACCGACCTCGGGCCGGGAGCAAAACCGATCATCGTCGGCGGCGGGATCGGGGTGGCTCCGCTGGTCGCCCTGGCCGAACGGTTCCGGGGGCGGGGGACACCGGCCCTGGTTCTGGTCGGGGCGCAGACCGCCGCCGGTCTGGCGGCCCTCGATGTCCTGGGGGAGGCGGCCGATGAGCTCCTCGTCACCACCGATGACGGGTCTTCCGGCCGGCCGGGGTTCGTCACCGAGGCCCTGGGCGAGCGGCTCACCGGCGAACCGGCCGCGGTCATCTATGCCTGCGGGCCGGAGGCCATGCTCCAGCGGGTCCAGGGGATGGTCGGGACCCGCCGCGCCTACTTCTCCCTGGAAACCCGGATGGCCTGCGGCGTCGGGGCCTGCCTCGGCTGCGCCGTGCGGGCGTCCGGGGCTGGACCCGGCTATCTCCGGGTCTGTCACGACGGCCCGGTCTTTGGCGCCCGGGAGGTGATCATCGGTGGCTGA